DNA from Algisphaera agarilytica:
GTCGCAAGCAAAATCTACCGCCCGGCCACCCCGCGACACCTTTCGCGATCCGGGCGGTTGGAAGCGGCTTTGCCTCAATTCTGGGGCGGTGGGTTGACTATCATGTTGCCGTTCCCGTGGGACCGAACTTATGGCCGCCAAGCTCAAAACCCTCGTCGAATCCCGCGCCTTCGCCAACGTCATCCTCGGGCTGATCGTGTTCGCCGCGGTGATCGTCGGCATCGAGACCTACCCCGGCGTGATGGATCGCCACGGCAAGCTGCTCCACACGATCGACAAGATCATCATCTGGCTGTTCGCTCTCGAAGCGGCGCTCAAGATGTCCGCCGGGGGCAAGAAGTGGTACCGCTACTTCACCGACCCGTGGAACATCTTCGACTTCACGATCGTGGTGGTGTGCTTCCTGCCGGTGAACGCGCAGTACGCCCAGGTGCTGCGATTGGCCCGGGTGCTGCGGGCGCTGCGGCTGATCTCGGCGATCCCGAAGCTACAGCTGCTGGTCGGCTCGCTGCTCAAGTCGCTGCCGTCGATGTGTTACGTCGGGCTGCTGCTCATGGTGATGTTCTACGTCTACGCGGTGCTGGGCGTGTTCCTCTTCCGCGAGAACGACCCGGTGCACTTCCGCAACCTCGAGCTGTCGATGCTCAGCCTGTTCCGCGTGGTCACCCTCGAAGACTGGACCGACGTGATGTACATCCAGATGTACGGCTCGGCGAACTACCCGTTCAGCGAGCAGGACCTGGCCCGGTACGAGTTCAACAGCAACGCCCAGCCGTTCATCGGCGCGTTCTACTTCGTGTCGTTTGTGGCGCTGGGCACCATGATCATGCTCAACTTGTTCATCGGCGTGATCATCCAGTCCATGGACGAAGCCCAGGCCGAGGCCGAGCAAGCTAAACGCCGAAAACATATCGAAGACACCGGCCACATCAGCGTCGGTGACGAGATGGCATTGATCCAGAAACAACTCAAAGCGCTGGCGGATGATTTGGAGCGGCTGCAGAAGCGAGCCGACAAAGAATGACCACATTGGCCCCGGGTCAATGACCCGGGGTGCCGCGGCTGCCGTGCAAATGTGTTGCGCCCCCAGAAGTCCCAACCCGCGGCACCCCCGGCGACTCACCGGGGGCTGAGGTTGCAGCCGGATCAATCCAACTCCATCGCCGCGGCCTTCGCCGACTGTTCCTTGCGGAAGTCGTGCAGCTTTGCCCGCAGCGACGCGTCGCTGTTCGCCAGGATCGACACCGCCAGCAGCGCCGCGTTCTTCGCGCCGCTGTCGCCGATGGCCAGCGTCCCCACCGGCACGCCGCCAGGCATCTGCACGATCGACAGCAGGCTGTCCATCCCGCTGAGCGCCTTCGACTTGATCGGCACCCCCAAGACCGGCAGCACCGTCTTGCTCGCGACCATGCCCGGCAGGTGGGCCGCGCCGCCCGCCCCGGCGATGATGACCTGCAGGCCACGCTCCTCGGCCGAGGCGGCGTAGTCGAACATCAACTCCGGCGTGCGGTGGGCCGAGGTCACCTTCGCCTCGTACGCCACGCCAAAACCCTCGAGCATCTCCGCGGCCAACTTCATCGTCGGCCAATCCGAGTTGCTGCCCATCACGATCCCAACCAGCGGCGATGATTCACTCATCTGAACATTTTGCCACAGATCGCGCCGATTCGCGCATAGGAAAGTCGCCCTGTGATTTTCTGTAATGAATCCGTGCCTATGCGCGGAATCTGTGGCAAAATGCCCTGTCCAAAATTTTTAAGAAAGTCAAAGCATGCTCAACATCCCCCCCCGCGTTCTCCACGGCCCCGGCCCCTCGCCGGTCGCGCCGTCCGTCCTCGAAGCCCTCGCCAAGCCGTGCATCGGCCACATGGACCCCGTCTTCATGCAGGTCATGAACGAGGTGCGGGAGATGCTGCAGCAGGTCTTCCAGACCGAGAACGA
Protein-coding regions in this window:
- the purE gene encoding 5-(carboxyamino)imidazole ribonucleotide mutase, which codes for MSESSPLVGIVMGSNSDWPTMKLAAEMLEGFGVAYEAKVTSAHRTPELMFDYAASAEERGLQVIIAGAGGAAHLPGMVASKTVLPVLGVPIKSKALSGMDSLLSIVQMPGGVPVGTLAIGDSGAKNAALLAVSILANSDASLRAKLHDFRKEQSAKAAAMELD
- a CDS encoding ion transporter, which translates into the protein MAAKLKTLVESRAFANVILGLIVFAAVIVGIETYPGVMDRHGKLLHTIDKIIIWLFALEAALKMSAGGKKWYRYFTDPWNIFDFTIVVVCFLPVNAQYAQVLRLARVLRALRLISAIPKLQLLVGSLLKSLPSMCYVGLLLMVMFYVYAVLGVFLFRENDPVHFRNLELSMLSLFRVVTLEDWTDVMYIQMYGSANYPFSEQDLARYEFNSNAQPFIGAFYFVSFVALGTMIMLNLFIGVIIQSMDEAQAEAEQAKRRKHIEDTGHISVGDEMALIQKQLKALADDLERLQKRADKE